In Juglans regia cultivar Chandler chromosome 5, Walnut 2.0, whole genome shotgun sequence, the following are encoded in one genomic region:
- the LOC109017805 gene encoding probable protein phosphatase 2C 24 produces the protein MAEICCELASESSASTPCEQKSRTARRRRMEIRRFKFVSSVASPVTEHAQKRQKLEVYKPLLSRECENAVENSALDEEKPLFLVENGRSKTKEILIPSQSSNLSMSTVCTSPSAPVVPEVCGEYPKFGVASVCGRRRDMEDAVAIHPSFCRRDRETSTELHYFGVYDGHGCYHVATKCRERLHELVKEQLESKEGSSTEWKSAMEQSFRRMDKEAIGWNDSVLAAKCKCELQSPECDAVGSTAVVAVMTPEKIVVANCGDSRAVLCRNGKPVPLSSDHKPDRPDELKRIEAAGGRVIYWDGPRVHGVLAMSRAIGDNYLKPCVSCEPEVTITDRTAGDECLILASDGLWDVVSNEMACGVARLCLRGKSLAPPCSPSGVAEVSGFENSDKACSEASTLLTKLALARHSTDNISVVVVDLRRRDT, from the exons ATGGCAGAGATCTGCTGTGAACTGGCGAGTGAGAGCAGCGCATCGACCCCGTGCGAACAGAAATCTCGAACGGCGAGGCGGCGGAGAATGGAGATCAGACGGTTCAAATTTGTGTCCAGTGTGGCGTCACCAGTGACGGAGCATGCGCAAAAGCGTCAGAAGCTAGAGGTCTATAAGCCGTTGCTTTCTCGGGAGTGCGAGAACGCTGTGGAGAACTCCGCATTGGATGAGGAAAAACCACTGTTCCTGGTAGAAAACGGAAGATCCAAGACCAAAGAGATCTTAATTCCGAGTCAGTCTTCCAATCTTTCTATGTCGACGGTCTGTACCTCTCCGTCAGCCCCTGTGGTTCCAGAAGTTTGTGGGGAGTACCCGAAGTTCGGCGTTGCATCAGTGTGTGGCAGGCGGAGAGACATGGAGGACGCAGTGGCGATCCACCCTTCCTTCTGTCGCCGAGACCGTGAAACCTCCACTGAGTTGCATTATTTTGGTGTTTACGATGGCCATGGTTGCTATCAT gtGGCGACAAAGTGTAGAGAGCGGTTGCATGAGCTAGTGAAGGAGCAGTTGGAGAGTAAGGAAGGTTCATCCACGGAGTGGAAGAGCGCGATGGAGCAAAGCTTCAGGCGAATGGACAAGGAGGCGATTGGGTGGAACGATAGCGTTTTGGCAGCCAAGTGCAAGTGCGAGCTTCAGTCGCCCGAGTGCGATGCTGTTGGATCTACTGCGGTTGTTGCCGTAATGACGCCTGAGAAGATCGTCGTCGCCAACTGCGGTGACTCCAGAGCCGTGCTTTGCCGCAACGGCAAGCCTGTTCCTCTCTCATCTGATCACAAG CCGGACCGTCCAGATGAGCTGAAACGGATCGAGGCTGCGGGTGGTCGGGTTATTTACTGGGACGGCCCACGGGTTCACGGAGTTCTCGCCATGTCAAGAGCTATTG GTGATAACTACCTGAAGCCTTGCGTGAGCTGCGAGCCGGAGGTGACGATCACGGATCGGACGGCGGGGGACGAGTGTCTGATCCTGGCTAGCGACGGTCTGTGGGACGTGGTGTCCAACGAAATGGCGTGTGGGGTGGCGAGATTGTGCCTGAGAGGGAAGTCTCTGGCTCCACCGTGTTCGCCGTCTGGAGTGGCTGAAGTTTCCGGGTTCGAAAATTCCGATAAGGCGTGCTCGGAGGCGTCGACGTTGCTGACGAAGCTGGCCTTGGCCAGGCACAGTACAGACAACATCAGTGTCGTGGTGGTGGACCTCAGGAGAAGGGACACGTAG